Proteins encoded within one genomic window of Bacteroidetes bacterium SB0662_bin_6:
- a CDS encoding dihydrodipicolinate reductase gives MSSPVRVLQYGVGPIGLACIRSILTKQETGQLVLAGAVDIAPEKTGRDVAELLGGDLLPTGIVVREDAVAALAETTPDVVLHTTSSFLDHVHGQIEECIHSGVPVVSSTEELAFSYDRHPERSAALHKEAVKHGVAVVGTGVNPGYAMDTLALMATGVCCDVSEVHAVRVVDAGKRRMPLQVKVGAGLSVKAFEEKKATGAFGHIGLRESLFFVAKGLGWPLDRVDEQLHPVLAEAEVSTPFLTVAPGSVAGIHHSITGYVGGKPLLSLDLKMFVGAEEPRDAVRVVGDPPVDLVVRGGIFGDTATVAALINAIPLVMHASPGLKTMMDLPVPRAFACSPNSG, from the coding sequence ATGTCGTCTCCTGTACGTGTTCTTCAGTATGGTGTCGGTCCGATCGGGTTGGCATGCATCCGTTCGATTCTTACCAAACAGGAAACGGGTCAACTTGTCCTCGCAGGCGCTGTGGATATAGCCCCGGAGAAAACGGGCCGGGATGTGGCGGAGTTGCTGGGGGGTGATCTCCTTCCTACCGGGATCGTCGTCCGCGAGGATGCCGTCGCCGCGCTCGCAGAGACCACCCCCGATGTGGTGTTGCATACGACTTCTTCTTTTCTGGACCATGTGCATGGACAGATCGAGGAATGCATTCATTCCGGCGTTCCTGTGGTTTCTTCCACGGAGGAACTGGCTTTTTCGTACGATCGGCACCCTGAACGCAGTGCCGCCTTGCACAAGGAAGCGGTGAAACACGGCGTGGCCGTTGTGGGCACGGGCGTGAATCCCGGCTATGCTATGGATACGCTGGCGCTCATGGCGACCGGTGTGTGCTGCGACGTATCGGAGGTACATGCCGTGCGTGTGGTGGATGCAGGAAAGCGCCGGATGCCGCTCCAGGTCAAGGTGGGGGCCGGTCTTTCGGTCAAGGCGTTCGAGGAGAAAAAAGCGACGGGTGCATTCGGACATATCGGCCTGAGGGAATCGCTTTTTTTTGTGGCGAAAGGCCTCGGCTGGCCGCTCGACCGGGTGGACGAACAACTGCACCCTGTATTGGCGGAGGCGGAGGTATCCACTCCGTTTCTGACGGTGGCGCCGGGGAGCGTAGCCGGTATTCATCATTCCATCACGGGCTATGTGGGCGGCAAACCCTTGCTTTCTCTGGACCTGAAGATGTTCGTGGGCGCCGAAGAGCCCCGTGATGCCGTACGTGTAGTGGGCGATCCACCGGTTGATCTCGTGGTTCGCGGCGGTATATTCGGAGATACGGCCACGGTCGCTGCGCTGATCAATGCCATTCCCCTTGTAATGCATGCCTCGCCGGGTTTGAAAACCATGATGGACCTGCCTGTGCCGCGGGCCTTTGCCTGCAGCCCGAACTCGGGCTGA
- the thiE gene encoding thiamine phosphate synthase, whose protein sequence is MNKRVGRFHVLTDLRFQQRFSHAELARFASEGGADTIQFRQKSGLVRDMLVEARQAASVCREQGVPFLVNDRLDVALACRADGIHLGQQDFPVRDARRILGPEAIIGGTATTVEEALAMQEAGVDYVGFGPVFPTTSKDNPAPVKGLANLAQVCAAVRIPVLAIAGISVERIGPVIRAGAHGVAVMTAVTTAENPARAARAFREELDAVIAVSP, encoded by the coding sequence ATGAACAAGCGTGTCGGACGATTTCATGTGTTGACGGACCTTCGCTTCCAGCAACGGTTCAGTCATGCGGAGCTTGCCCGTTTTGCCTCAGAGGGCGGCGCCGATACGATTCAGTTCAGACAAAAATCGGGCCTCGTACGAGATATGCTGGTGGAGGCGAGGCAGGCCGCGTCCGTTTGCCGGGAGCAGGGTGTGCCGTTTCTTGTCAACGACCGCCTTGACGTTGCGCTGGCTTGCCGGGCCGATGGCATACATCTTGGACAACAGGATTTTCCTGTCCGGGACGCACGGCGTATTCTGGGCCCGGAAGCAATCATAGGGGGTACGGCCACTACCGTCGAAGAGGCGCTGGCGATGCAGGAAGCAGGCGTCGATTATGTAGGATTCGGCCCTGTATTTCCTACAACCAGCAAGGACAACCCGGCCCCGGTGAAGGGGTTGGCGAATCTGGCGCAGGTCTGTGCGGCGGTGCGTATTCCCGTCCTTGCAATCGCAGGGATTTCCGTGGAACGCATTGGACCCGTGATTCGGGCCGGAGCCCACGGCGTGGCTGTCATGACGGCAGTGACGACAGCGGAGAACCCCGCCAGGGCCGCCCGGGCATTTCGTGAGGAGTTGGATGCGGTGATTGCGGTATCTCCATAG
- a CDS encoding uroporphyrinogen-III synthase: protein MMRNTVLLLRSGDEPSEDIPGRETSCAWEKALCDAGFDTHTLPVLRFEYAKQDELYKFLKHPDRYTGLIFTSPRAVEAFSRAFPGTGDTGWENKVLFAVGPRTAAAIRSLGYEPEGERTGSAEQLAAYILKRHTEGTLLFLCGDRRRDALPSLLHEAGIRTEEIVAYRTRLCTLHVWPGDKKPDWVVFFSPSSLEAILESPEISMESISIAAIGSVTAEAVRAHGFRVRATAHEPTPEALALALQGA, encoded by the coding sequence GTGATGAGAAATACGGTGCTCTTGCTGCGCTCCGGCGACGAACCCTCCGAAGATATTCCCGGCCGGGAGACATCCTGCGCCTGGGAAAAGGCCCTCTGTGACGCCGGTTTCGATACGCATACCCTGCCGGTACTCAGGTTCGAGTATGCAAAGCAGGATGAACTGTACAAATTTCTGAAACATCCGGACCGGTATACAGGACTGATTTTCACCAGTCCGCGAGCGGTGGAGGCATTCAGCAGGGCGTTTCCCGGAACCGGCGATACGGGCTGGGAAAACAAGGTCCTGTTTGCGGTTGGACCACGCACCGCTGCCGCCATACGTTCCCTCGGTTACGAACCGGAAGGGGAGCGCACCGGGTCTGCGGAACAGCTAGCAGCATATATCCTGAAGCGACACACAGAGGGCACATTGCTTTTTCTATGCGGGGACCGAAGACGGGATGCGTTGCCCTCTCTCTTGCATGAGGCCGGCATCCGCACGGAAGAAATCGTTGCCTACCGAACCCGCTTGTGTACGCTGCACGTATGGCCCGGCGATAAAAAACCAGACTGGGTGGTGTTTTTCAGCCCCTCCAGCCTGGAAGCAATTCTGGAATCCCCGGAGATATCTATGGAAAGTATCTCCATCGCCGCCATCGGATCCGTCACGGCAGAGGCTGTGCGCGCCCACGGCTTCCGGGTACGCGCCACCGCGCACGAACCCACCCCCGAAGCGCTTGCGTTGGCCCTTCAGGGAGCGTAG
- the hemC gene encoding hydroxymethylbilane synthase codes for MSRNSLSPSVRHTTPLVVGTRGSPLARRQAAIVRNRLRTQGYPVELREIKTTGDRILDIPLAGIGSQALFTKELDEALLDGSIDLAVHSLKDWPTEMPAGLVIGAVSKREDPADVFVGRPGYSGGLADLPEGAVLATSSPRRQAQLLAWRSDLHMEPVRGNVGTRLRKLAEGAWTGLVLAAAGLKRLDMEEHITERIPPDIMLPAVGQGALAVVCRDRDENIRALLQETVHDAHTSCEVLAERAFLHTLRGGCSIPAGAWGRVRGDRLILEGCVASPDGRQICRGQRTGPASEGETIGAELANELLGQGGRRILKELRNPGA; via the coding sequence ATGAGTCGTAACAGCCTGTCTCCCTCTGTTCGTCATACTACTCCATTGGTGGTTGGAACAAGGGGAAGCCCCCTTGCACGGCGGCAGGCAGCCATCGTTCGTAACAGGCTCAGAACGCAAGGATATCCCGTTGAACTGCGCGAGATCAAAACGACGGGCGATCGTATCCTCGACATACCGCTTGCCGGCATAGGCAGTCAGGCGCTTTTTACGAAGGAACTGGATGAGGCCCTGCTGGACGGCTCCATTGATCTTGCCGTACACTCCCTGAAAGACTGGCCCACGGAGATGCCTGCCGGCCTGGTCATCGGCGCGGTAAGCAAACGGGAAGACCCGGCGGATGTGTTCGTTGGCCGTCCGGGATATTCCGGAGGACTCGCAGACCTGCCTGAAGGAGCTGTACTGGCAACTTCCTCTCCCAGAAGACAAGCGCAATTACTGGCCTGGCGTTCCGATTTGCACATGGAGCCGGTTCGCGGCAATGTCGGCACGCGCCTTCGCAAATTGGCGGAGGGTGCGTGGACCGGCCTCGTGCTGGCGGCAGCCGGACTGAAACGGCTCGATATGGAGGAACACATCACGGAGCGTATCCCTCCGGATATCATGCTTCCCGCAGTGGGACAGGGAGCATTGGCTGTCGTTTGCAGAGACCGGGACGAGAACATCCGGGCACTGCTCCAGGAAACCGTACACGATGCGCACACGTCGTGCGAAGTGCTCGCGGAAAGGGCCTTCCTTCACACGCTTCGGGGGGGGTGTTCCATCCCCGCCGGCGCATGGGGCCGCGTGCGTGGCGACCGGCTTATCCTCGAGGGATGCGTGGCATCGCCGGACGGCAGACAAATCTGCCGCGGGCAGCGGACGGGTCCCGCCTCCGAAGGCGAAACCATCGGCGCCGAACTCGCAAACGAGCTGCTGGGGCAGGGGGGCAGACGCATCCTGAAGGAACTTCGTAATCCGGGTGCGTGA
- the hemA gene encoding glutamyl-tRNA reductase, translated as MTFYALGINYLRAPIEVRESFASGWEEGHGLYRNISLNPDSELVLLSTCNRTEAYLYGTEEDVRSVREAFEKHAGRTWPEDLSFLYRDEQAIRHIFEVAAGMKSLIPGDLHIYFQLKEAYGVAVGQDCVNTTMHRLLHTAFRTAKRVINETDLSQNNASIPVRAAEVIKSRYIRGRASKSGEARREGPNAPTVLIVGAGRIGKEAGEALRMLGIQHVSFTNRSEERAREAADRYRAHYVPWEDRHIAAARADTVIVATSAPVPVLHCAEFSPEAGNTPTLIIDISVPRGVEEQIGALPGMELITIDQLGKAEKRTREMLQSSLENSGGIVDEMISEFVSWVFLHQSLQPAIQTIAETFETIRMQEVGKYSQQFSEKDRDQLDRLTRSIVQKLLAVPVVRLKSVDPERIDFAHGVRLLQHLFLRQDCDDEEVAAASNISLSGAVEQEVSRENCPVDAPHSDQLLQDVERTLSDALRISSRDPDTIRHES; from the coding sequence ATGACATTTTACGCACTTGGCATCAATTATCTGCGTGCGCCGATAGAGGTCCGCGAATCCTTCGCATCAGGCTGGGAAGAGGGGCATGGATTATACCGGAATATCTCCCTGAATCCGGATTCCGAACTCGTCCTGCTCTCCACCTGCAATCGTACGGAAGCCTACCTGTATGGCACGGAAGAAGACGTGCGAAGCGTCCGGGAAGCGTTTGAGAAGCATGCCGGCCGTACATGGCCGGAAGACCTGTCGTTTCTCTACCGGGACGAACAGGCGATCCGGCATATTTTCGAGGTAGCCGCCGGCATGAAATCGCTGATACCGGGCGATCTGCATATCTATTTCCAGTTGAAGGAAGCATATGGCGTAGCGGTGGGACAGGATTGTGTAAACACCACCATGCACCGCCTGCTGCACACTGCATTCCGAACCGCAAAGCGGGTTATCAACGAGACCGATCTCTCGCAAAACAATGCCTCCATACCTGTTCGGGCCGCAGAAGTCATCAAGTCGCGTTACATTCGCGGCCGTGCCTCAAAAAGCGGGGAGGCCCGAAGAGAGGGCCCCAACGCCCCGACCGTGTTGATCGTCGGCGCCGGGCGCATAGGAAAAGAAGCAGGGGAAGCGCTCCGGATGCTGGGCATACAGCATGTTTCGTTTACAAACCGATCGGAGGAGCGGGCCCGTGAAGCAGCCGATCGCTATCGGGCCCACTACGTCCCCTGGGAAGATCGCCATATTGCAGCGGCCCGGGCGGACACGGTCATTGTAGCGACATCGGCTCCGGTGCCGGTGTTGCATTGTGCGGAGTTTTCCCCGGAAGCGGGAAATACACCGACCCTGATTATCGATATTTCCGTACCGCGTGGCGTGGAAGAGCAAATCGGCGCACTGCCCGGTATGGAACTCATTACTATAGACCAGTTAGGAAAAGCCGAGAAAAGAACCCGGGAAATGCTTCAATCCTCTCTGGAGAACTCGGGCGGGATCGTCGACGAGATGATCAGCGAGTTCGTTTCCTGGGTGTTCCTTCATCAATCGTTGCAACCGGCCATTCAGACGATCGCGGAGACGTTCGAAACAATCCGGATGCAGGAAGTGGGCAAATACAGTCAGCAGTTTTCGGAAAAGGACCGGGATCAACTAGATCGTCTTACCCGCTCGATTGTGCAGAAACTGCTTGCCGTACCTGTCGTGCGCCTTAAAAGTGTCGACCCCGAACGCATCGATTTTGCCCATGGAGTACGTCTGCTCCAGCATCTTTTCCTGCGGCAGGATTGCGACGACGAGGAGGTAGCCGCTGCATCGAACATCTCCTTATCTGGCGCAGTTGAGCAGGAAGTATCCCGCGAAAACTGCCCCGTAGACGCTCCGCATTCCGACCAGCTTCTTCAGGATGTGGAGCGTACACTCAGCGATGCGTTACGGATTTCTTCCCGGGATCCGGATACCATCCGCCATGAGTCGTAA
- a CDS encoding aminopeptidase P family protein, whose translation MSESPFPARQCALARELARLDLHALAVVPGASLMYLTGLDFHLSERPTVAFFRQHGAPVFVIPELEEGKLGGFPMDICVCTYGEDPSIWPEAFREASRAGGLDGQRIGIEPGSMRVLELRMLRETMPESAYPDGHEALAALRICKDAHEIEKMRSAVQVAEDAMRRLLSTIAPGITEREAASRLTARLLDTGCAPEIPFPPIVAFGPSSANPHAAPGDRALRSGELILCDWGANVEGYFSDMTRMFAYGDPGNDARHIVEVVARARQAAAQAAGPGVPVSEVDRAARAVIEKAGFGERFVHRTGHGVGLEIHEAPYIRDGNPMLLRPGMTFTIEPGIYLDGVAGARIEDIVAVTEDGVDTLTTLPRELVDISAR comes from the coding sequence ATGTCCGAATCTCCCTTCCCGGCTCGTCAATGCGCCCTTGCGCGCGAACTGGCGCGTCTCGATTTGCATGCTCTTGCCGTCGTTCCCGGCGCCTCACTCATGTATCTCACCGGGCTGGATTTTCACTTGAGCGAGCGTCCGACCGTCGCGTTTTTCCGGCAGCACGGCGCTCCGGTATTTGTTATTCCGGAGCTCGAGGAAGGCAAACTGGGCGGATTTCCTATGGATATATGTGTTTGCACCTATGGGGAGGATCCTTCCATTTGGCCGGAGGCGTTTCGGGAGGCCTCCCGTGCGGGCGGACTGGATGGGCAACGGATCGGAATCGAACCCGGGAGCATGCGTGTGCTCGAACTCCGTATGCTCCGGGAAACGATGCCGGAATCCGCGTATCCGGATGGGCACGAAGCCCTTGCCGCCTTGCGCATATGCAAGGATGCGCACGAGATCGAAAAGATGCGGAGCGCTGTGCAGGTGGCCGAAGACGCCATGCGGCGCCTGCTTTCCACCATAGCGCCGGGCATCACCGAGCGGGAAGCGGCCTCCCGTCTGACCGCACGGCTTCTGGATACAGGCTGTGCCCCCGAAATCCCCTTCCCCCCCATTGTGGCCTTTGGTCCTTCCTCGGCAAACCCTCATGCGGCTCCGGGCGACCGCGCCCTGCGCTCCGGAGAACTGATTTTGTGCGACTGGGGGGCGAACGTGGAAGGCTATTTTTCCGATATGACGCGCATGTTCGCGTATGGCGATCCAGGAAATGACGCCCGGCATATCGTTGAGGTGGTCGCCCGTGCCCGGCAAGCGGCAGCGCAGGCTGCGGGGCCGGGCGTGCCTGTCTCGGAGGTGGACCGCGCCGCCCGCGCCGTGATTGAAAAGGCCGGTTTCGGGGAGCGCTTCGTGCACCGAACCGGGCACGGCGTGGGTCTGGAAATACACGAGGCGCCGTATATCCGGGACGGTAATCCGATGCTTCTGCGTCCCGGCATGACCTTCACGATCGAACCCGGGATCTATCTGGACGGGGTCGCCGGGGCCCGGATCGAAGATATCGTGGCGGTTACCGAAGACGGTGTCGATACGCTGACTACCCTGCCCCGCGAACTTGTGGACATCTCGGCACGGTAG
- a CDS encoding M3 family oligoendopeptidase yields MFEKKTGAETVRWNLADLYPSEDLLETDLAQVLSDAEAFATAWRGKVASLAPGDMARALEQLEAIQDRIGKAYTYAFLQWATDTGDERRGALLQHVREAYTRTLQQLIFFGLEWGKTDDGHATALIASEELSGYRHYLEVERLQRDYLLTEPEEKILAEKAVTGRGAWNRFFDELLGAARFRMNGEDKTEQEVLSMLHEPDRPLRKQAALALTEGLVTHRRSLTCVFNTILADKALDDRLRGYETWLSERNLSNEVQAETVEALIEAVSSKYGLVARFYRLKRNLLGYDELFDYDRYAPVGESDRQYSWEEAREIVSTAYHAFHPRMGSIADLFFDRNWIDAPPTPGKRGGAFSHGAVPSAHPYILLNFAGRARDVQTLAHELGHGIHQYLARKQGVLQADTPLTTAETASVFGEMIVFREMLAHEQNTGNRLAMLVGKIDDTVATVFRQVAMNRFEHAIHTERRERGELSTDRFADLWMQTQEKMFEGSVTLGDHYRHWWSYIPHFIHTPGYVYAYAFGELLVLALYARYLEEPKDFPDRYIALLEAGGSDWPHVLAARMGIDLQDPALWNAGLAAIENLITEAENLTQSLS; encoded by the coding sequence ATGTTCGAAAAAAAGACCGGAGCAGAAACCGTACGCTGGAATCTCGCCGACTTGTACCCATCGGAGGATTTGCTGGAAACAGATCTTGCGCAAGTGCTCTCCGATGCGGAGGCCTTTGCAACCGCCTGGCGCGGCAAAGTGGCAAGCCTGGCGCCGGGCGACATGGCCCGCGCGCTTGAACAACTGGAGGCTATTCAGGACCGGATAGGCAAGGCATATACCTATGCTTTCTTACAATGGGCTACGGACACCGGCGACGAACGGCGGGGGGCATTGCTCCAGCATGTCCGCGAGGCGTATACCCGCACCCTGCAGCAACTCATTTTTTTCGGGCTGGAATGGGGCAAAACCGACGACGGGCATGCAACCGCCCTGATCGCTTCCGAAGAACTTTCGGGATACCGCCATTATCTCGAAGTGGAGCGACTGCAGAGGGACTACCTGCTCACGGAGCCGGAAGAAAAGATATTGGCCGAAAAAGCCGTAACGGGGCGGGGGGCCTGGAACCGCTTCTTCGACGAACTGCTTGGCGCTGCCCGTTTCCGAATGAACGGAGAAGACAAAACCGAGCAGGAAGTGCTGTCCATGTTGCACGAACCGGATCGCCCGCTGCGCAAGCAGGCTGCCTTGGCCCTTACGGAAGGGCTTGTAACCCATCGCCGCTCGCTCACCTGTGTTTTCAATACGATCCTTGCGGACAAGGCGCTGGATGACCGGCTTCGCGGCTATGAGACGTGGCTGTCCGAGCGGAATCTGTCCAACGAAGTACAGGCCGAGACCGTGGAAGCGCTCATTGAGGCGGTAAGTTCAAAGTATGGCCTGGTGGCCCGTTTTTATCGCCTGAAACGCAATCTGTTGGGGTACGACGAATTGTTTGATTACGACCGGTATGCCCCTGTTGGCGAATCCGATCGACAGTACAGCTGGGAAGAGGCGCGCGAGATCGTATCCACGGCCTACCACGCATTCCATCCCCGGATGGGAAGCATCGCAGATCTTTTCTTCGACCGTAACTGGATCGACGCCCCGCCGACTCCGGGCAAGCGGGGAGGCGCCTTCAGCCACGGGGCCGTCCCGAGCGCTCATCCCTACATCCTTCTGAACTTTGCAGGCAGAGCCCGCGACGTGCAGACGCTGGCGCATGAACTTGGCCATGGTATCCACCAGTATCTGGCAAGGAAACAAGGGGTCTTACAGGCCGATACGCCTTTGACCACTGCCGAGACCGCATCGGTCTTCGGCGAGATGATCGTGTTCCGGGAAATGCTTGCCCATGAGCAAAACACCGGCAACCGCCTCGCCATGCTCGTCGGCAAAATAGACGATACGGTCGCCACCGTATTCCGGCAAGTCGCCATGAACCGGTTCGAGCATGCCATCCATACGGAGCGCCGGGAACGCGGAGAACTCAGCACCGATCGATTCGCTGATCTCTGGATGCAAACCCAGGAGAAGATGTTCGAGGGCAGCGTAACGCTGGGAGATCATTACCGGCACTGGTGGAGCTACATCCCGCACTTTATTCATACGCCGGGCTATGTGTATGCCTATGCCTTCGGAGAATTGCTCGTGCTTGCGCTGTACGCCCGATATCTTGAGGAGCCAAAGGATTTCCCGGATCGGTACATCGCCCTGCTGGAAGCGGGTGGGTCGGACTGGCCGCATGTACTTGCGGCAAGAATGGGTATCGATCTGCAGGATCCGGCTTTATGGAACGCCGGACTGGCAGCCATCGAGAACCTGATTACGGAAGCGGAAAACCTGACTCAGAGCTTGTCTTAG
- a CDS encoding OsmC family protein, which translates to MLVRTAEAVWQGDLLNGEGKVTVLNEHVPYSFASRVEDGAGTNPEELLAAGHAGCVSMALSNELAKAGYTPNRVHTVAGVHLVKVEGGIAISQIDLTIEADVPGIDESTFQELAEGVRSNCPVSQLFQGANITLAATLQAG; encoded by the coding sequence ATGCTTGTACGTACAGCCGAGGCCGTTTGGCAAGGCGACTTACTGAATGGAGAAGGTAAAGTGACGGTTCTGAACGAGCACGTACCGTATTCCTTTGCTTCCCGTGTTGAAGATGGCGCCGGAACGAATCCGGAAGAACTCCTTGCCGCCGGCCACGCAGGATGTGTCTCGATGGCGCTTTCGAACGAACTGGCGAAGGCAGGATATACGCCAAACCGGGTACATACGGTTGCGGGCGTGCATCTGGTAAAAGTGGAAGGAGGTATCGCTATTTCGCAGATCGATCTGACGATCGAGGCCGACGTGCCGGGTATCGACGAATCGACTTTTCAGGAACTGGCCGAGGGGGTAAGATCCAATTGTCCGGTCTCGCAGTTATTCCAGGGGGCAAACATCACGCTTGCCGCGACGCTCCAGGCGGGTTAA
- a CDS encoding glutamate-5-semialdehyde dehydrogenase → MISVQKMGEKAKAASRSLATLGTEAKNVALAAIADELESASAEILRENALDIQDGREAGLSEAILDRLLLNEKRLGDLANDVRSVIDLPDPVGVEFESRVLPNGMRLVKRRIPLGVVGVIYEARPNVTIDIASLCLKTSNAVILRGGKETLRSNLALVAVIRQALEKTGVTPDAVQYIGDPDRALVEELLRLDNAVDMIIPRGGAGLHRLCLEKSTIPVITGGMGVCHVFVDESADLERAEDIVENAKVQRPSVCNALDTLLIHRKVAHAFLPPLAKRLHAHGVTFHADPEALRILEQTGGIACQAAQPGDFDQEWMALILNVRIVDGVDGAIEHIQDHGTAHSDSILTNDWDRANTFIDRIDSAAVFVNASTRFSDGGQFGLGAEVAVSTQKLHARGPMGLEELTSYKWIGIGKGHIRG, encoded by the coding sequence ATGATCTCCGTGCAAAAAATGGGGGAGAAGGCGAAGGCTGCGAGCCGTTCGCTGGCCACGTTGGGCACAGAGGCAAAAAATGTGGCGCTGGCCGCCATCGCGGACGAACTGGAATCCGCCTCCGCTGAGATTCTCCGGGAAAATGCACTGGATATACAAGACGGGCGAGAGGCCGGGTTGTCCGAGGCTATTCTCGACCGTCTGCTGCTCAATGAAAAACGCCTTGGCGATCTGGCGAACGATGTCCGTTCCGTGATCGATCTGCCGGACCCTGTCGGCGTCGAGTTCGAAAGCCGCGTGCTCCCGAACGGTATGCGGCTCGTCAAGCGCCGGATACCCCTCGGTGTCGTGGGCGTGATTTATGAAGCCCGCCCGAACGTAACCATCGACATCGCGTCCCTGTGCCTTAAAACAAGCAATGCCGTGATTCTTCGCGGGGGCAAGGAAACCCTGCGAAGCAATCTTGCCCTTGTCGCAGTCATCCGGCAGGCACTGGAAAAAACAGGAGTAACCCCTGACGCCGTGCAATACATTGGCGATCCCGACCGGGCCCTTGTTGAAGAATTGCTTCGACTGGATAACGCTGTCGATATGATCATTCCCCGAGGAGGCGCCGGGTTGCACAGGCTATGTCTGGAGAAAAGCACCATACCGGTCATTACGGGGGGGATGGGCGTATGCCACGTTTTTGTAGATGAATCGGCCGACCTGGAGAGGGCGGAGGACATCGTGGAAAACGCAAAGGTGCAACGTCCCAGCGTATGCAACGCACTGGACACCCTGCTCATACACAGAAAAGTAGCCCATGCCTTTTTACCGCCCCTGGCGAAGCGCCTTCATGCACACGGGGTAACGTTTCATGCAGATCCGGAAGCGCTGCGTATCCTCGAACAGACAGGGGGCATTGCGTGCCAGGCTGCGCAACCCGGCGATTTCGATCAGGAGTGGATGGCGCTGATACTGAACGTCCGTATCGTGGACGGCGTGGACGGCGCCATCGAACACATACAGGACCACGGGACAGCCCACTCGGACAGCATTCTGACCAACGATTGGGATCGCGCAAACACGTTCATCGACCGCATCGACTCGGCAGCGGTATTCGTCAACGCGAGCACGCGATTCTCGGACGGCGGCCAGTTCGGGCTGGGCGCCGAAGTGGCCGTGAGCACGCAAAAACTGCATGCCCGCGGCCCGATGGGACTCGAGGAGCTAACGAGCTACAAGTGGATCGGTATCGGGAAAGGGCACATCCGGGGTTAA
- the proB gene encoding glutamate 5-kinase — protein sequence MTRRIVVKIGTSVLTAGTRRLNHARMLEIVRQCAALHQEGHELIVCTSGAIAAGSERLRMSSQPDSLAEKQMLAAVGQSRLMEIWEQLFTQFDIHVGQMLLTRADVEDRHRFLNARDTLRTLLEHQIIPVINENDAVATAEIRVGDNDNLSALCVLLAEADLLILLSDQQGLFTADPRTSPEAELIAEVDDIDSDLHAVAGESKSGLGIGGMKTKLDAADMARRAGAQVVIAAGDAPDVILRIVAGEQIGTRFPAFDTPVGNRKRWILGGAGASGTVVIDKGAAMALSNGGGSLLPAGIIHVHGSFERGDVVRVTGPDQTNLGRGVVRYDSTDVNRIKGLQSDCIHETLGYAYGPVVIHRDDLILM from the coding sequence ATGACAAGGCGAATCGTCGTCAAAATAGGAACAAGCGTGCTTACCGCTGGAACCAGGCGGCTCAACCATGCTCGGATGCTTGAGATCGTTCGGCAGTGCGCCGCGCTCCACCAGGAAGGTCACGAGCTTATCGTATGTACCTCCGGGGCCATTGCCGCCGGAAGCGAGCGGCTCCGTATGTCCAGCCAGCCCGACTCGTTGGCCGAAAAGCAGATGCTGGCGGCCGTCGGGCAAAGCAGGCTTATGGAAATCTGGGAGCAACTTTTTACGCAGTTCGATATCCATGTCGGCCAGATGCTCCTTACCCGGGCGGATGTGGAGGATCGCCACCGGTTCCTGAATGCTCGCGATACGCTACGCACCCTGCTCGAACACCAGATCATTCCGGTCATCAACGAGAACGATGCCGTAGCTACTGCCGAGATTCGCGTGGGAGACAATGATAACCTGTCCGCATTGTGCGTCCTGCTTGCGGAGGCGGATCTGCTGATTCTACTCAGCGATCAGCAGGGGCTGTTCACAGCAGATCCCCGGACCAGTCCGGAAGCAGAACTCATTGCGGAAGTAGACGATATCGATTCCGACCTGCATGCGGTAGCCGGAGAAAGCAAATCCGGCCTGGGCATCGGGGGCATGAAAACGAAACTGGACGCGGCCGACATGGCCCGGCGCGCCGGCGCCCAGGTGGTCATTGCGGCAGGCGATGCCCCTGACGTGATTCTACGCATTGTGGCGGGAGAACAGATCGGCACCCGTTTCCCGGCTTTCGATACCCCGGTCGGAAACCGCAAACGATGGATTCTGGGAGGCGCCGGCGCCTCCGGAACCGTCGTGATCGACAAAGGAGCCGCGATGGCATTGTCCAACGGAGGGGGCAGCCTCCTGCCGGCAGGAATCATTCACGTGCACGGCTCGTTCGAGCGTGGTGACGTCGTGCGGGTTACAGGCCCCGACCAGACGAACCTTGGCCGAGGTGTTGTGCGGTATGACAGTACGGACGTAAACCGCATCAAGGGATTACAATCCGATTGCATCCACGAGACCCTTGGCTATGCGTATGGCCCCGTCGTCATCCACCGCGATGATCTGATTCTTATGTAA